Proteins encoded within one genomic window of Fragaria vesca subsp. vesca linkage group LG1, FraVesHawaii_1.0, whole genome shotgun sequence:
- the LOC101291170 gene encoding probable glycosyltransferase At3g07620-like, with the protein MDCSVQFLKLCHIETRRRLLVLGVVAVTYLMFQWLLLPYENALQSLLPRSQVPDHATGSFLTIHSSAKSVMVRNPLTVNSSDLIDAPRFGGVEKYADNSSLGGETVDKSEPNEKEGFKEIDSVLEEKEMDNTFEHAADRNVDENFPSGNGVDTDASLTLVSISKEENGSNLVKTNEASYDFPEPTVLSKDEVSTENTLEVNMTMAAKHSEGVKTIFPSSPLILPATASFTHQTDVTYVSYLVSNASSSVGSAFLESDIVTIKNDSLTRTSPGKKMMKCNMPPKSITSIDEMNLTLVRHHAKPRALRPRWSSVRDQDILAVKSQIQHPPVAKNDRELYAPLYRNVSMFKRSYELMERTLKVYIYKEGNKPIFHQPIMKGLYASEGWFMKLMEGDKRFVVKDPRKAHLFYMPFSSRMLEFTLYVRNSHNRTKLRQYLKEYSETIAAKYPFWNRTGGADHFLVACHDWAPYETRHHMERCIKALCNADVTQGFKIGRDISLPETYVRSARNPLRDLGGKRASERQVLTFYAGNMHGYLRPILLKYWKDKDPDMKIFGPMPPGVASKMNYIEHMKSSKYCLCPKGYEVNSPRVVEAIFYECIPVIISDNFVPPFFEVLNWEAFSLILAEKDIPNLKNILLSIPDEKYLQMQLAVKRVQKHFLWHPKPLKYDLFHMTLHSIWYNRLFQIKI; encoded by the exons ATGGACTGCTCGGTTCAATTTCTCAAGCTATGCCATATAGAAACCCGGAGGCGGCTGTTAGTTCTGGGGGTAGTGGCTGTTACTTATTTAATGTTTCAGTGGCTGTTGCTTCCCTATGAAAATGCTCTCCAGTCTCTATTGCCCCGAAGTCAGGTTCCAGATCATGCCACAGGTAGCTTCCTCACAATCCATTCTTCTGCCAAGTCTGTGATGGTTCGCAATCCTCTAACAGTGAATTCTTCGGATTTGATTGATGCTCCTAGATTTGGTGGGGTGGAGAAATATGCTGATAACTCTAGTCTTGGAGGAGAGACTGTGGATAAAAGTGAACCAAATGAAAAGGAAGGATTTAAGGAAATTGATTCAGTATTGGAAGAGAAAGAGATGGATAATACTTTTGAACATGCTGCAGATAGAAATGTAGATGAAAATTTTCCATCTGGGAATGGTGTAGATACTGATGCAAGTCTAACCTTGGTCAGCATTAGCAAGGAAGAAAATGGTTCTAATTTAGTCAAGACCAATGAAGCTAGCTATGACTTCCCAGAGCCAACTGTGCTATCAAAAGATGAAGTTTCTACAGAGAATACTCTGGAAGTAAACATGACTATGGCAGCAAAGCATTCCGAGGGTGTCAAAACTATATTTCCATCCTCTCCACTCATTTTGCCTGCAACAGCTTCATTCACACACCAGACCGATGTAACTTATGTAAGTTACTTGGTGTCCAATGCAAGCTCATCTGTTGGTTCTGCTTTCCTGGAAAGTGATATTGTAACTATAAAAAATGATTCTTTGACAAGGACAAGTCCTGGGAAGAAGATGATGAAGTGTAACATGCCACCAAAATCAATAACATCAATAGATGAGATGAACCTTACACTGGTGCGGCACCATGCTAAACCGCGTGCATTG AGACCACGGTGGTCCTCTGTGCGTGACCAGGATATTCTAGCTGTGAAGTCACAGATCCAGCATCCTCCTGTGGCCAAAAATGATCGAGAACTTTATGCCCCTCTCTATCGCAATGTTTCAATGTTCAAAAG GAGTTATGAACTCATGGAACGCACATTGAAAGTCTATATCTACAAGGAGGGAAACAAACCTATCTTTCATCAACCAATAATGAAGGGGTTATATGCTTCTGAAGGATGGTTCATGAAACTGATGGAGGGAGACAAACGTTTTGTGGTGAAGGATCCACGAAAGGCTCATCTGTTTTATATGCCATTCAGTTCAAGGATGCTAGAGTTCACTTTGTATGTTCGTAACTCTCACAACAGGACAAAACTACGCCAATATTTAAAAGAGTATTCTGAAACAATTGCAGCAAAGTATCCTTTCTGGAACAGAACTGGTGGAGCAGATCATTTTCTTGTTGCCTGTCATGACTGG GCTCCATACGAAACCAGGCACCATATGGAACGTTGCATCAAAGCCCTCTGCAATGCTGATGTTACTCAAGGCTTTAAAATAGGAAGGGACATCTCTCTTCCAGAAACATATGTTCGTTCTGCAAGGAATCCCCTTAGAGATCTAGGAGGCAAACGTGCTTCCGAGAGGCAGGTTCTCACCTTCTATGCTGGAAATATGCATGGCTATCTCCGTCCAATTCTGCTGAAGTATTGGAAGGATAAAGACCCAGACATGAAAATCTTCGGTCCAATGCCTCCTGGAGTAGCAAGCAAAATGAACTACATCGAGCATATGAAGAGCAGCAAATACTGTCTCTGCCCCAAGGGTTATGAGGTCAACAGTCCGCGGGTGGTTGAAGCTATATTCTACGAGTGCATTCCAGTGATCATATCCGACAACTTTGTGCCACCATTTTTTGAGGTTTTGAACTGGGAGGCTTTTTCTTTAATCCTTGCAGAGAAAGACATTCCAAACTTGAAAAACATACTACTTTCAATACCAGATGAGAAGTACCTTCAGATGCAACTAGCAGTCAAGAGAGTTCAGAAACATTTCCTGTGGCATCCTAAACCCCTCAAGTATGATCTCTTCCACATGACACTTCATTCAATCTGGTACAATAGACTTTTCCAGATCAAAATCTAG
- the LOC101301533 gene encoding uncharacterized protein LOC101301533 has protein sequence MPKFSSVRNGSFPYHSHFVMSVVIAEDLALREFDRYLENLVNISARQHLESLRHGICKSFSEDSSSSSQSYISDRNPEFYEKASGRRDELLVYPRSEIVQTDSSHAAVSFISKGIATRVQRTLRGSSDDIGWLQRIPSMPSVDDGTERFLELLAGIRKGKHELPDSFVYLLIPGLFSNHGPLYFVGTKRFFSKMGLACHIAKIHSEVSVEHNAWELKQYIEELYWGSGKRVMLLGHSKGGVDAAAALSIYWNDLKDKVAGLALVQCPYGGTPLASDILREGQIADKETRRIMEFLICKLIKGDIRALEDLTYDKRKEFIMKYKLPAEKIPLISFHSEASIAPGVLATMTHIAHAEVPWLPLAKFGNEESDNIVQASHQLPVVIPLSAAMAVCALHLKLRYGEKSDGLVTCRDAEVPGSVVVKPDRKLDHAWMVYSSRKKNASEADASEMCEALLTLLVELGKGKGLN, from the exons ATGCCTAAGTTCAGCTCAGTCAGAAACGGTTCTTTTCCATATCATTCTCATTTTGTCATGTCTGTTGTTATTGCAGAGGATCTTGCCCTCAGAGAATTTGATAGATACCTAGAAAATTTGGTGAATATTTCTGCTCGACAGCATTTAGAATCATTGAGACATGGCATTTGTAAATCATTTTCTGAAGATTCTTCATCATCTTCACAATCTTATATCTCTGATCGGAACCCTGAATTCTATGAAAAAGCCTCAGGCCGTAGGGATGAATTGCTTGTATATCCAAGATCTGAGATTGTACAAACCGACTCCAGTCATGCAGCTGTTTCATTCATTTCTAAAGG CATCGCAACTCGTGTACAGAGAACATTGCGAGGTTCATCTGATGATATTGGATGGTTGCAGCGCATTCCTAGCATGCCTTCTGTGGATGATGGTACAGAAAGATTCTTGGAATTGCTTGCAGGAATAAG GAAGGGAAAGCACGAACTGCCTGACTCATTTGTTTATCTGCTAATTCCAG GACTCTTTAGCAATCATGGTCCATTGTATTTTGTTGGAACTAAGAGATTCTTTTCGAAGATGGGTCTAGCATGCCATATTGCCAAAATTCACAGTGAG GTATCTGTTGAGCACAACGCGTGGGAGCTGAAGCAATATATCGAGGAGCTTTACTGGGGATCTGGTAAGCGTGTGATGTTGTTAGGGCACAGCAAGGGTGGTGTTGATGCTGCAGCTGCATTGTCAATCTACTGGAATGATTTGAAAGACAAAGTTGCTGGTTTAGCACTAGTACAGTGTCCATATGGGGGCACTCCTTTAGCTTCTGATATTCTTCGTGAAGGTCAGATTGCTGACAAAGAAACCCGAAGGATAATGGAGTTTTTGATATGCAAGCTAATCAAG GGTGATATACGGGCGCTGGAGGATCTTACATATGACAAAAGGAAGGAGTTCATCATGAAGTACAAGCTTCCTGCAGAGAAAATTCCTCTAATTTCCTTCCATTCTGAGGCAAGTATAGCCCCTGGTGTCCTTGCCACAATGACTCATATAGCTCATGCAGAAGTTCCATGGCTTCCCCTTGCGAAATTTGGCAATGAAGAATCGGATAACATTGTTCAAGCTAGTCACCAGTTGCCTGTAGTGATTCCTTTATCTGCGGCAATGGCTGTGTGTGCACTCCACCTAAAACTCAGGTATGGGGAGAAGAGTGATGGCTTAGTGACATGCCGTGATGCTGAAGTTCCAGGTTCAGTTGTAGTCAAGCCAGATCGGAAGCTTGACCATGCATGGATGGTTTATTCTTCGAGGAAAAAGAATGCTAGTGAGGCCGATGCTTCTGAAATGTGTGAGGCTTTATTAACTCTGCTTGTTGAGCTCGGCAAGGGAAAAGGTTTGAATTGA
- the LOC101291457 gene encoding dehydration-responsive element-binding protein 3-like, protein MTKDPTRSDTTTESTSFNSSSFSSSPCSGRNGDPLPGGSDPSGNRVGSKRARESSSKHPVYRGVRMRAWGKWVSEIREPRKKNRIWLGTFSTPEMAARAHDVAALTIKGNSAILNFPTLSGSLPRPDSNSPRDIQAAAAKAASMENLDPPPPQPQPPSSALSQSSSSSSSLEVTDAGTPEELGEIVELPRLGTSYESAESGSDFVFEDSVEGWLYPPAQPWWQNGEFGEDYGYSRNFNEMLMAEGGVEDLLWQH, encoded by the coding sequence ATGACGAAAGACCCAACTCGCTCCGACACCACCACGGAGTCGACCAGCTTCAACTCCTCTTCATTCTCCTCCTCTCCTTGCTCGGGTCGGAATGGTGACCCGTTACCCGGAGGATCCGACCCGAGTGGGAATCGGGTCGGGAGCAAACGGGCGAGGGAGAGCAGCAGCAAGCACCCGGTTTACAGAGGGGTCCGAATGCGGGCGTGGGGCAAATGGGTATCCGAAATCCGCGAGCCCAGGAAGAAGAATCGGATCTGGCTCGGCACCTTCTCCACGCCCGAAATGGCGGCGCGTGCACACGACGTCGCCGCCTTGACCATCAAAGGCAACTCCGCCATCCTCAACTTCCCCACCCTATCCGGGTCCTTGCCCCGACCCGACTCCAATTCCCCCCGCGACATCCAGGCCGCCGCCGCCAAAGCCGCCTCCATGGAAAACCTAGACCCTCCGCCTCCTCAACCGCAACCGCCTTCCTCGGCATTGTCGCAATCGTCGTCGTCGTCGTCGTCGCTGGAGGTGACGGACGCCGGGACGCCGGAGGAGCTGGGGGAGATAGTGGAGCTGCCGAGGCTGGGGACGAGCTACGAGTCGGCCGAGTCGGGGAGCGATTTCGTGTTCGAGGACTCGGTGGAGGGGTGGCTGTACCCGCCGGCGCAACCGTGGTGGCAAAACGGTGAATTTGGAGAAGACTATGGGTATAGTAGGAATTTTAACGAAATGTTAATGGCCGAGGGTGGTGTTGAGGACCTGTTGTGGCAACATTAA
- the LOC101291750 gene encoding uncharacterized protein LOC101291750: protein MAQIIRDRVFGSFGGSRRHSKIPIPIPRPEPEPGPERVMPVYPVEDLPNPFGELGPDLSDSDLRETVYEILVGACRSSGPKPLTYTPQSEKADRSSLSTLQRSLTSSAKAALGLKQTASSKRLGSSKRSGSVFELIRVQMRVSEQTDTRIRRALLRVAAGQLGRKIECMVLPLELLQHFRSLDFGNQQEYEAWQRRNLKVLEVGLLVYPHMPLDRKETAPQQLRKIIRGALEKPMGTGKNTETMQVLRSVVMSLACRSFDGTVSDTCHWADGFPLNLRLYQKLLESCFDLNEETSIIEELDEVLEVMKKTWVVLGINQILHNLYFAWVLFHRYVTTGQVDNDLLIASNNLLEEVQQDANATKDPAYLKIVSSTLNAILGWTEKRLLAYRGVFNPGNIEVMQNIVSLGVLSAKVLVEDISHEYRRKKEVDVARDRVDSYVRSSMRTAFAQKLEKVGSDKRLSKSQKNHILTLSILANEVSELAFSEKEIYGPVLKRWHPFATGVAMAMLHSCYGDELKQFVDGVSELTPDTVQVLRAADKLEKDLVQIAVEDLVDSEDGGKSIIQEMPPYEAEAVMAELAKDWIRTRVDRLKEWVDRNLQQEVWNPQANKERLAPSAIEVLRIIDETLEAFFMLPIPMHPGLIPELKTGLDRCLQYYVSKAKTGCGTRITFIPSMPALTRCSAGSKFHGVFKKKERSHINQRRKAQVGSTNGDSLFGIPQLCVRINTLQLIRTELGAFEKRIFAHLGNLESTQKGDFANGMSKMFELSASSCVEGIQQLCEATAYKVVFHELSHVLWDGLYNVDASSCRIEPFLQELEQFLEIISSTVHDRVRTRVITDVMKASFDGFLLVLLAGGPSRSFTQRDSDIIEEDFKFLTDLFWSGGDGLPADLIEKLSTTVKDILPLYHTDTDSLIEQFKHVTLENYGSSGKSHLPLPPTSDKWNSNDPNTLLRVLCHRNDETAAKFLKKTYNLPKKL from the exons ATGGCTCAGATCATCAGAGACAGAGTCTTCGGCTCTTTCGGTGGTTCCAGACGACACAGCAAAATCCCCATTCCAATTCCACGACCCGAACCCGAACCCGGACCCGAACGAGTCATGCCCGTTTACCCGGTTGAAGACCTCCCCAACCCGTTTGGGGAATTGGGCCCGGACCTGTCGGACTCGGACCTCCGGGAAACCGTCTACGAGATCCTAGTCGGAGCATGCCGGAGCTCCGGCCCGAAACCGCTGACGTACACGCCGCAGTCGGAGAAGGCCGACCGGAGTTCGTTGTCGACGCTTCAGAGGTCGCTGACGTCATCGGCGAAGGCGGCTCTGGGGTTGAAGCAAACGGCGTCGTCTAAGAGACTCGGGAGTAGTAAACGGTCCGGGTCGGTTTTTGAGCTTATTCGGGTCCAGATGAGGGTTTCGGAGCAGACCGATACCCGAATCCGGAGAGCCCTTCTCAGAGTTGCTGCTGGTCAG CTGGGACGAAAGATAGAGTGCATGGTGTTGCCTCTGGAGCTCTTGCAGCATTTCAGGTCGTTAGATTTCGGCAATCAGCAAGAGTATGAAGCTTGGCAGAGGAGGAATTTGAAGGTTCTGGAAGTGGGACTTCTGGTGTATCCTCATATGCCTTTGGATAGGAAAGAGACCGCTCCTCAACAACTGAGGAAGATTATTCGTGGGGCGTTGGAGAAGCCCATGGGAACTGGGAAGAACACGGAGACAATGCAGGTTCTCCGCAGTGTTGTTATGTCGCTTGCCTGCAGATCGTTTGATGGTACTGTTTCCGACACGTGCCACTGGGCGGATGGGTTTCCGTTGAACCTCAGACTTTACCAAAAGCTCCTAGAATCATGTTTTGACCTCAATGAAGAGACATCTATTATTGAAGAGCTTGATGAGGTTTTAGAAGTCATGAAGAAGACATGGGTAGTCCTTGGAATAAACCAAATTTTGCATAATCTTTATTTTGCATGGGTTCTATTTCATCGATATGTTACCACCGGCCAAGTGGACAATGACCTGCTGATTGCGTCCAATAACCTCTTGGAGGAAGTTCAGCAAGATGCCAATGCCACAAAAGATCCAGCTTATTTGAAGATCGTAAGTTCAACATTGAATGCAATACTGGGTTGGACTGAGAAAAGGCTTCTTGCCTACCGTGGTGTTTTCAACCCTGGGAATATTGAGGTAATGCAAAACATTGTCTCCCTGGGGGTATTATCAGCAAAAGTACTAGTAGAGGATATTTCTCATGAGTATCGTAGGAAGAAAGAAGTTGATGTAGCGCGTGACAGAGTTGACAGCTACGTAAGATCATCAATGCGCACTGCTTTTGCTCAG AAACTGGAAAAAGTAGGCTCCGACAAGCGTCTATCAAAGAGCCAAAAGAATCATATTCTTACCCTCTCCATCCTTGCAAATGAAGTTAGTGAACTGGCTTTTAGTGAGAAGGAGATATATGGTCCAGTATTGAAGAGATGGCACCCTTTTGCAACGGGTGTTGCTATGGCTATGCTGCATTCTTGCTATGGAGACGAGCTCAAGCAATTTGTGGATGGTGTCAGTGAGTTGACTCCTGATACTGTACAAGTACTGAGAGCGGCTGACAAATTGGAGAAAGATCTTGTGCAGATTGCCGTTGAAGATTTAGTCGATAGTGAGGATGGCGGGAAATCCATCATACAGGAGATGCCTCCTTACGAGGCTGAAGCTGTAATGGCTGAACTTGCGAAGGATTGGATAAGGACAAGAGTGGACAGGCTGAAGGAATGGGTTGACAGAAATCTGCAACAAGAG GTCTGGAATCCACAAGCGAACAAAGAACGCCTTGCTCCTTCTGCCATTGAAGTTTTACGTATTATAGATGAAACACTGGAAGCATTCTTTATGTTACCTATACCAATGCATCCTGGATTGATTCCAGAATTGAAGACCGGTCTTGATAGATGTCTTCAATACTATGTATCAAAGGCCAAGACTGGCTGTG GAACCCGAATCACCTTCATTCCCAGTATGCCTGCTCTGACTAGATGTTCAGCAGGATCAAAATTTCATGGTGTATTCAAGAAGAAGGAACGGTCACATATAAACCAGAGGAGGAAAGCTCAGGTTGGAAGTACAAATGGGGATAGTTTGTTTGGAATTCCGCAACTATGCGTTCGCATCAATACTCTGCAGCTGATCCGAACAGAGTTGGGAGCTTTTGAGAAGAGGATTTTTGCTCATCTTGGGAACTTGGAATCCACTCAAAAGGGAGATTTTGCTAATGGGATGAGCAAAATGTTTGAGCTGTCAGCATCTTCTTGTGTGGAAGGGATCCAACAACTTTGTGAGGCAACAGCTTACAAGGTTGTTTTCCATGAACTAAGTCATGTTCTTTGGGATGGCTTGTATAATGTGGATGCTTCTTCTTGTAGAATTGAGCCTTTTCTTCAGGAACTCGAGCAATTTTTGGAGATTATCTCGTCAACAGTCCATGACAGAGTTAGAACACGTGTTATTACGGATGTCATGAAAGCTTCTTTTGATGGGTTCTTGTTGGTTTTGCTTGCTGGAGGCCCTTCCCGCAGTTTCACACAGAGAGATTCTGACATAATAGAGGAGGATTTTAAATTTCTGACCGATTTGTTCTGGTCAGGTGGGGATGGATTACCAGCTGATTTAATAGAGAAGCTGTCAACCACTGTTAAGGACATTCTTCCTCTGTACCATACTGATACCGATAGCCTTATTGAGCAGTTCAAGCACGTGACTCTGGAAAACTATGGCTCTTCTGGCAAGTCCCACCTGCCATTGCCTCCAACTTCCGATAAGTGGAATTCCAATGACCCAAATACACTTCTACGTGTCTTGTGTCATAGGAATGATGAGACTGCAGCCAAGTTCCTGAAGAAGACTTATAATTTGCCTAAGAAGCTGTAA
- the LOC101292047 gene encoding dolichyl-diphosphooligosaccharide--protein glycosyltransferase subunit STT3A-like, with product MEASETSSGKTLRNAFGNVLAFLILILIGVLAFSIRLFSVIKYESVIHEFDPYFNYRVTQFLTKNGIYDFWNWFDDRTWYPLGRVIGGTVYPGLTLTAGTLWWLLNSLNIPLSVETICVFTAPIFSAFTSWSTYLLTREVKGTGAGLTAAALIAMVPSYISRSVAGSYDNEAVAIFALIFTFYLYIKTLNTGSLFYATLNSLAYFYMVCSWGGYTFIINLIPMHVLMCIVTGRYSSRLYIAYAPLVVLGTLLAALVPVVGFNAVMTSEHFASFLVFIIIHVVAFVYYIKGVLSPKMFKVAVTLVLSIGLVVCCAVIAVLVALVASSPTKGWSGRSLSLLDPTYASKYIPIIASVSEHQPPTWPSYFMDINVLAFLVPAGIIACFSPLSDASSFVILYIVTSVYFSGVMVRLMLVLAPAACITSGIALSEAFEVFTRSIKFQLPGLPGLSPVEAEETSTDSTVPLNEVPKTDKGGETLKERPSRKNRKKEKEPVEKPSIKARIEKKLLVLPFEGSILAIFLLVLLGAFYVVHCVWAAAEAYSAPSIVLTSHSHDGLHVFDDFREAYAWLSHNTEVDDKVASWWDYGYQTTAMANRTVIVDNNTWNNTHIATVGTAMSSPEKAAWEIFNSLDVKYVLVVFGGLVGYPSDDINKFLWMVRIGGGVFPHIKEPDYLRDGQYRIDNQATPTMLNCLMYKLSYYRFVDTDGKGFDRVRRTEIGKKYFKLTHFEEVFTTHHWMVRIYKLKPPKNRIRGKTKKSKSKSTSTSSGKSSGTRKNPWN from the exons ATGGAGGCCTCCGAGACCTCCAGCGGTAAAACCTTGAGGAATGCCTTCGGTAATGTCCTCGCTTTCCTCATCCTCATCCTGATCGGCGTTCTCGCTTTCTCGATCCGTCTCTTCTCC GTGATTAAGTACGAGAGTGTTATTCACGAGTTTGATCCTTATTTCAATTACAGAGTCACTCAG TTTCTGACGAAGAATGGAATATATGACTTTTGGAATTGGTTTGATGATCGGACCTG GTATCCTCTTGGTCGTGTGATTGGTGGAACTGTTTACCCTGGATTGACCTTGACAGCAGGAACCTTATGGTG GTTGTTGAATTCATTAAATATTCCTCTTTCTGTGGAAACTATTTGTGTTTTTACTGCGCCTATATTCTCTGCTTTCACATCCTGGTCAACTTACCTTCTGACTCGG GAAGTTAAGGGCACTGGTGCTGGACTAACAGCTGCAGCTCTTATTGCTATG GTCCCATCATATATTTCTCGGTCTGTAGCTGGAAGCTATGACAATGAAGCTGTGGCTATTTTTGCTTTGATCTTCACTTTCTATCTTTATATAAAG ACACTGAATACAGGATCCCTCTTTTATGCAACTCTTAATTCTCTAGCATACTTTTACATG GTTTGCTCTTGGGGAGGCTACACATTTATTATCAATCTTATTCCAATGCATGTGCTTATGTGCATTGTAACTGGTCGATACTCATCACGGCTGTACATTGCCTATGCTCCTCTT GTTGTCTTGGGAACACTATTAGCTGCTTTGGTGCCTGTTGTTGGATTCAATGCAGTCATGACATCGGAACATTTTGCATCCTTCTTG GTTTTTATTATTATACATGTGGTTGCATTTGTGTACTATATCAAAGGGGTTCTTTCTCCTAAAATGTTCAAAGTTGCTGTGACACTTGTTCTGTCTATTGGCCT GGTAGTATGCTGTGCTGTGATAGCAGTACTGGTAGCTTTGGTAGCTTCAAGCCCGACAAAGGGGTGGAGTGGGCGAAGTCTAAGTCTACTTGATCC AACCTATGCAAGCAAGTACATACCAATTATTGCTAGTGTTAGTGAACATCAACCTCCTACTTGGCCCTCGTACTTCATGGACATTAACGTGTTGGCATTCTTAGTTCCAGCTGGCATAATT GCATGCTTTTCCCCCTTATCGGATGCAAGCTCTTTTGTCATCCTTTATATTGTAACATCCGTTTATTTCTCTGGAGTTATG GTGCGGCTTATGTTGGTGCTTGCTCCAGCAGCATGCATTACCTCCGGAATTGCTCTCTCTGAAGCTTTTGAAGTTTTCACACGATCAATCAAGTTTCAGTTACCTGGTTTACCAGGACTTTCACCAGTTGAG GCAGAGGAGACCAGTACTGATAGCACTGTACCACTGAATGAAGTGCCTAAGACGGATAAAGGTGGGGAGACATTAAAGGAGAGACCCTCAAGAAAGAACAGGAAGAAGGAAAAAGAACCAGTAGAAAAGCCTTCGATCAAAGCTCGAATTGAAAAGAAGCTTCTGGTTTTACCTTTTGAGGGATCAATTCTTGCTATTTTTCTACTTGTGCTGCTGGGTGCCTTCTACGTG GTTCATTGTGTCTGGGCGGCAGCAGAAGCGTATTCAGCCCCATCCATTGTTCTTACATCTCATTCACATGACGGTCTCCATGTTTTTGATGATTTTAGAGAGGCTTATGCATGGCTAAGCCACAATACTGAGGTGGATGATAAA GTCGCATCTTGGTGGGATTATGGGTACCAAACCACTGCCATGGCTAACCGCACTGTCATTGTTGACAATAATACCTGGAACAATACTCATATTGCAACAGTCGGTACTGCCATGTCTTCTCCAGAAAAGGCTGCATGGGAAATTTTCAACTCGTTGGATGTAAAATATGTTCTTGTTGTATTTGGAG GTCTTGTTGGGTACCCCAGTGATGATATCAATAAATTCCTGTGGATGGTCCGTATCGGAGGTGGTGTATTTCCTCATATCAAGGAACCCGATTACTTG AGAGATGGTCAGTATCGGATTGACAACCAGGCCACCCCTACCATGCTAAATTGTCTCATGTACAAGCTCTCTTATTACAG GTTTGTGGACACGGATGGTAAAGGCTTCGATAGGGTGAGGCGAACAGAAATTGGAAAGAAGTATTTCAAACTTACCCATTTTGAAGAG GTATTTACAACTCACCATTGGATGGTTCGGATATACAAACTAAAACCGCCAAAGAACCGGATCCGAGGAAAGACTAAGAAATCAAAATCG AAATCAACCTCAACGAGTAGCGGAAAAAGTAGTGGAACTAGAAAGAACCCATGGAACTGA